One Cucurbita pepo subsp. pepo cultivar mu-cu-16 chromosome LG11, ASM280686v2, whole genome shotgun sequence DNA window includes the following coding sequences:
- the LOC111805128 gene encoding tRNA (guanine-N(7)-)-methyltransferase-like, with protein MLDNDANPTFSKSTGLPRKRFYRARAHSNPLSDSHFPVPISPNEIDYSLHYPQLFPSNDQRDRTKKIEFADIGCGFGGLLISLSTLFPEALMIGMELRDKVSEYVKERILALRVANPGQYQNISVVRTNSMKYIPNYFEKAQLSKMFFLFPDPHFKEKNHRRRVISPFLLDEYAYALRVGGIIYTITDVEELGEWMKTCLENHPLFEALTLEELEADPAVELLSSATEEGQKVARNEGRTFQAVYRRVAAAP; from the coding sequence ATGTTGGACAACGATGCTAATCCAACTTTCAGCAAGTCAACTGGCCTGCCACGAAAGCGCTTCTACCGTGCAAGAGCACACAGCAACCCTCTAAGTGACTCTCACTTTCCAGTACCAATCTCCCCCAATGAAATTGATTATTCCCTTCATTACCCTCAACTGTTCCCTTCAAATGACCAGCGAGATAGAACCAAAAAGATTGAATTTGCTGATATTGGTTGCGGTTTTGGTGGTCTTCTGATTAGTCTTTCAACCCTTTTCCCGGAAGCCCTGATGATCGGAATGGAACTCCGGGATAAAGTATCGGAGTACGTTAAGGAACGGATCTTAGCTTTGAGAGTAGCAAATCCTGGCCAATACCAAAACATTTCAGTAGTTCGAACAAATTCCATGAAGTACATTCCAAACTATTTCGAAAAGGCACAACTTTCGAAGATGTTTTTCTTGTTCCCGGACCCTCATTTCAAAGAGAAGAATCACCGACGACGTGTAATCAGTCCATTTTTGCTTGATGAGTATGCATATGCGCTGAGAGTTGGTGGGATTATATACACAATTACAGATGTGGAAGAGCTTGGAGAGTGGATGAAGACTTGTTTAGAGAATCACCCTTTGTTTGAAGCTTTAACATTGGAAGAGCTCGAGGCAGATCCAGCCGTGGAGCTTCTAAGTTCTGCAACGGAGGAAGGACAAAAGGTTGCAAGAAATGAGGGACGGACCTTTCAGGCAGTTTATAGGCGCGTTGCTGCAGCACCATGA
- the LOC111805129 gene encoding basic leucine zipper 9-like: protein MKRSASELALEEFLKKAAVISPEVTDADDDVFNLEREEEVIRSPKRGKNFLDSADSACFFGDIDFSYFLAKNNREIMDAIVNRGAGLTEATIDSQSSIVSSPTSGSILMSRERGRGNNSGSSEDQSDDEIEAGSYEQSTDPLASKKIRRMISNRESARRSRRRKQAHLSELESQVKQLKGENETLFNQLLDASQQYRDANTNNRVLKSDVDALRAKVKLAEDTLARGSMTSSLNQLLQSHLSTPQPLTALHRMSNVASPPLDLPGDEVSYSSVMMSGQNPIVGIPNCDMHIKTGMASEAVSCVSGIWPRN from the exons ATGAAGCGTAGCGCCTCCGAGTTGGCCCTCGAAGAGTTCCTCAAAAAGGCCGCCGTCATCTCTCCCGAAGTCACCGACGCCGACGACGACGTTTTCAATCTCGAACGCGAGGAAGAAGTCATCAGAAGCCCTAAAAGAGGCAAAAACTTCCTGGACTCCGCCGATTCCGCCTGCTTCTTCGGCGATATTGATTTCAGTTATTTCCTCGCCAAAAATAATCGG GAGATAATGGACGCCATTGTTAACCGTGGAGCTGGGCTGACGGAGGCTACCATAGATTCCCAGTCTTCTATTG TGAGCAGCCCGACATCTGGTAGTATTTTGATGAGCAGAGAGCGCGGGAGAGGCAACAATAGCGGGTCCTCGGAAGATCAGTCCGACGACGAAATTGAAGCTGGCTCTTATGAACAAAGCACTGATCCTCTTGCTTCCAAGAAAATCAGAAg AATGATCTCGAACAGGGAATCTGCTAGAAGATCGAGACGAAGAAAACAAGCTCATTTGAGTGAACTCGAGAGCCAG GTGAAACAGCTGAAAGGAGAAAACGAAACGTTGTTCAACCAGCTTTTAGATGCTAGTCAGCAATACCGTGATGCCAATACTAATAACCGGGTGCTTAAATCAGATGTAGACGCGTTGAGAGCTAAG GTGAAGTTGGCTGAAGATACACTTGCTAGAGGATCAATGACTAGCAGCTTGAATCAGCTGCTGCAGAGTCATTTGAGCACACCGCAGCCTCTAACGGCGCTCCATCGAATGTCGAATGTTGCATCGCCGCCGCTCGATCTTCCCGGAGATGAAGTTTCGTACTCCAGCGTGATGATGTCGGGTCAGAACCCGATCGTTGGGATCCCGAACTGTGATATGCATATCAAAACTGGAATGGCTAGTGAGGCTGTTAGCTGTGTTTCTGGGATTTGGCCTAGAAACTAA